Proteins from a genomic interval of Uloborus diversus isolate 005 chromosome 4, Udiv.v.3.1, whole genome shotgun sequence:
- the LOC129221224 gene encoding astacin-like metalloprotease toxin 5: MQFLVLLVLLPLAWGTPVVKNPMITEGLFEGDIKGIPVDADRNAVPRDAQRWPNGVIPYEVDSSRADTWNLIAGAMKHIQDRTCIRFVRRTTERDYIRIVKENGCWSYWGRLGIGMQKLSLGSGCENHAVIVHELMHAIGFEHEHNRSDRDDYLIINWNNIQSQWHSAFQKLRSDQNRLLTRFDYDSIMMYGEQSFSKGQGYPSMSSKDGRHLPEAYNKPGLTNSDIQRVKILYQC; encoded by the exons atgcagtttcttgTTCTACTAGTTCTTTTGCCACTGGCATGGGGAACGCCAG TGGTAAAGAATCCCATGATAACTGAAGGACTGTTTGAAGGAGACATCAAGGGGATTCCTGTAGATGCA GACAGAAACGCTGTTCCAAGAGATGCCCAGCGGTGGCCAAATGGGGTCATTCCTTATGAAGTCGATAGCAGCAGAG CTGATACCTGGAATCTTATTGCGGGTGCAATGAAGCATATTCAAGACAGAACGTGCATTCGTTTTGTTCGAAGAACTACTGAAAGAGATTACATCAGAATTGTGAAAGAAAACGG ATGTTGGTCTTACTGGGGTCGCCTGGGAATTGGAATGCAAAAACTGTCCCTCGGAAGTGGTTGCGAAAATCACGCTGTCATAGTTCACGAACTCATGCATGCGATTGGATTCGAACACGAACACAACAGAAGTGATCGAGATGACTACCTGATCATCAACTGGAACAATATTCAAAGCC AATGGCACAGTGCGTTCCAGAAGCTTCGATCTGACCAAAACAGGCTGTTGACCAGATTCGATTACGATTCTATCATGATGTACGGAGAACAATCTTTCAGCAAAGGTCAAGGATATCCCAGCATGTCGTCCAAGGACGGAAGGCACCTGCCTGAAGCATACAACAAGCCTGGTCTTACTAATTCAGACATTCAAAGAGTGAAGATATTGTACCAGTGCTAG